Part of the Plasmodium falciparum 3D7 genome assembly, chromosome: 10 genome, ataatcGAACTTGTTTTTAGatattgaaaataaatattagaCACATtctcttttaattttatggCTTGATCAattaattcatttatttctttcaaTACATCATCCTTGCAtgtatctttttttaattcttcacattttttttcaatgcCTATATAACCATATTTAGAAAATTGAAccaagaagaaaaagaaataatgtaaaaaagaaaaaatgaataaacaaaaaaaaataaaattaagagAAAGGGATTATgtaataatcatattattataaatatgtaaataattcatattttaagatatgtatattatattatattatattatattatatttatttattaaaatacaatatattaactgttaatattaacaaaaaaaatactacttattttttaatatgtatttttatttttctatagaacaaaccttttatttttttttgaagtatatcatcataattagtATTATGAACTAGTGTAAAATCTtcatccattttttttttttttttctttttttataagataacaataaatattatcctttttggtatttaaaaatagaaaaaaaaaaaaaaattaaaataaatacaaaaaaaaaaaaaaaaaaaatcataaaaccacagttttttttattaacaaaaattaaaaccaatttttaatttatccaaaaaaaatatatactatatattatatatatatataatataatgtaatatgtTAAATGCATATGTGTAAAATTTATTGTGtagtaaaaattaaaattttcgtataaaaaaattatatatacatatataatatataatatatttttatatgaggTGCATATAATGACAATTaagttttcttttatatattataggaatacatgatattataattttttatatttaaacatatttaatattattataaggtTTACTTTGcttttataaaagaataattattatttatagtattttcgaaaaaatatgtaaacttatatatatgagcGAATGTATCTTCACATACGATAATATTTAAAGAGAGAATTTAttgtatacataatatatatatatatatatataatatatttcttttttttttctaatcatatattatatatgaattatttataatactttttttccccccttttcttttatattattatacatttttaagcGCAACTAAAGTAATCTTAATTTTAcccttatttttatattcattttattttgatatattatttatttttaattttattattttatacatatatatataatatagttaAACGTTTTTTAGATATCACAcaaatcatttttaataaaccttagtttataaattattccaAATAGGTAACTGTAAATagaatgtatataaatattattcatatatataatatatatatatatatatatatatataaatataacttaataaacaaattaagAACTATAAGTggattatattaaaaaattattatatatatatattatttttttttttcatgtgtacatatattttcactttatttttctttgtttggaaattatatattgttatacagctataacaaatatatggaGAATATTTTAGACattaaatttttgtttttcacatttacatatttattcttttatatacatatattatatatatatatatatatattcataaaatatttatgaaattaatgttaaaaaaaaaaaaaaaaggaagaaaaagaaaaagagtgtgattattatttgtatatcatatccttacatatatatatatatatatattatcctttttaggtgtattttatatttttatatatattaacacatatatataaaataaacataatatatgaaaaattttatatgttaattaaaattttttacatttaaaaataatatattccttatattttattattattttttttttttttataggattttaatttaaatacaGGAAATAAGAATTAagtaaaaaacaaaatgtaaGAATTTTATGgaaacaatatattatatttttttttttgatatattttatacttttttgttatatttttattttatatcattttatatttgtttttgaaaaaaacAGAATAGTACAAACATTAGTTGTTTAAATTGTATAAGAAAATGAGTAAGGAACAATATCACGATCAAGAAGTATTGTTGGAGGctcaaaataatgatgaaatttTGAAGGAAAATAAGTTCAGATGGGTAAATccagataaaaaaaaaaataagttcatataaatatattataatattataaataaataaatatttataatatatatattaattgatcaattttttacttttcttTTGCTTTAATACAGGTTATGTTCCCAATAAAGTACAAAACATTCTGGGTATATTATAAAGACAACAAGAAAAATTCATAAACTATATTCCTTATTAATTTATGCATGTTcctgtatatatatatttatatatatattattttatatatatacttgtctatttttttctttagagttattataaagaaattGAATCTCTCTTTTGGACTGCTGAGgattataattttgataaaGACAAGCAATATTTAgaaaatattgataaaaaCATGTTGGTTAAGTTGTTTGAACTTATATGCTTTTATAGTTTAAAgtaaattcaaaaaaaaaaataaaataaaataaatcaacatatatatatatatatatatatatataaatatgtggacaaagaaattattcattaatatatttatatatttatgcatttattgttttattttaatttaatttaatgtattctattttatatttttttgaaccattatatatattaaatgtaccaacttttttttttttttttttttttaacatttcaGAGATTTACATGTTTATGAAGAACAAGCTCTTATCACCAGTAAAATGTTAGACATTATTCAGATACCTGAAGGAAGAGCTTTTTATGGTTTTCAAATGTGTATGGAGAATATACATGATGAAGTATATGCTTGTATATTCGAAACATATATTCCTGATTCAAAACAGAAAAgggtaataataaataaagtgATTGAGTTAGACagtgttttaaaaaaacagaAATGGCTAACTGAAATATTCGAATCGAATATCCCATACTATAATAAACTTgttcttctttatatttcTAAAGTTCTTTTTAATGgtacattaaatatattaattggtTATTGCAAAGAAAATTCTATACTCCCTTGCTTATGTAATGTTCATGAAAAAATTCATAGAGATGAATATCTTCATGGAGATTTTTCCGTTATGTGTTGTAACCATTTagttaataaattaaaatatgaacatgtcttagattattttaaaatggcTGTTGATTTAGAATATCAATTTTCACTGGAAATGTTAGAGCTCAATGTTCTTAAAATAAAGAAGGAACAAGTAAGAGCATTCTTAGAATATTTAACAGATACCATGTTGACTAATCTAAAGTATCCAAAACACTATAATTCCAAGTACCCTTTTAGTTGGCCCGAATTTACAAaagtaataaaagaaaaaaaaaaaaaaaacataaatgaataaatgaaaataaataaataaataaatatatatatatatatatatatatatatatatatatatttttttttttttttttcccttgtAGATTATTGTTAATGAGAACGGCAAGGAAGAAACTGTTAAGAAAGGAGAAAATGTATATGgagaaaaacaaatattatttgatgaagatttttaaaatatattattatcttatcaattaaaagaataaactCATTTcccaaaataaaatacaaagaaaattattcatttcattatttcttatatgtataaaataagaagtagaatacaaatatttataataaaaggatAGATGTTTTCTTTATACATacctattaatatataacactTCAAATATATGCcctattatatacatatacatacatacatacatacatacatacatacatatatatatatatatatatatatatatatatatatatatgtatatcttttttttttttttcttttttttttttttttcttttcttaaatgataaataaaaagtataccAAATAAAAACACATTACCACATATAACGtcctatatattttttgtgaataacattataataaatacacaattataatattgttatgtacataaaaattattgaatataaattaaaaatgttatataatatttcgaaaaaataataactacatatataaaatgaagcaaatatttatatttaaagaacagaatatcatattttatttatttttaccatatatatattgattaaTAAGCAATCAAATcagatatataaatttatacattaattattaataattctaCATTAAtgttattcaaatatatgttttcacACACAAAAGAAATGAAACCTTTttctatatgtatatttttttcttaatattttttaaaataaactaataacaattataatattaaaaatgagttttttttttattttttcttttaaaataatatatacaaacgTAATAAAttctcatatataaatacgtatttatataataaaaaaaaatatttcatataaggatattgtaatataagaataattattttcataaagaaaaataaattcaaataaatagtgaaatttttttattttaacaataattcctttttttaaatgttattatttaaaaattttttttttttttttttttttttttatcttttaatctGAATAGAAACAAATAGAAATTATACTATATCTACTtgaaagaatattatatatattataaatatacatgaagaaaaaaaaatatttgaaatattcctccaaaaataaataattattttatatatttatgaattaGTAatcaaaatgtatattattatatttatatatttttttatttttgacttttatttataaaataaaaaaatatatatataaaataaacataatgttattaaattattatatttaaaaataaaaagatataagtGAATGCATAtgcattatattattattatatatagaatataacATCTTTATACagattattatttatcaacatatattattatatatatatattatatatgtgtaaatgGCCCCATTTCTGATCCATGCTAAAATaccatttatttattatgatcttttatgaaaaaataaaaatactagTAAGAATTCATTATGTAATCTCATATGCATctcaattaaaaaaaaaataaaatggggacatataatacatatataatacatatataatacatataatattataataataatattaagttataaggtttt contains:
- a CDS encoding ribonucleoside-diphosphate reductase small chain, putative: MSKEQYHDQEVLLEAQNNDEILKENKFRWVMFPIKYKTFWSYYKEIESLFWTAEDYNFDKDKQYLENIDKNMLVKLFELICFYSLKDLHVYEEQALITSKMLDIIQIPEGRAFYGFQMCMENIHDEVYACIFETYIPDSKQKRVIINKVIELDSVLKKQKWLTEIFESNIPYYNKLVLLYISKVLFNGTLNILIGYCKENSILPCLCNVHEKIHRDEYLHGDFSVMCCNHLVNKLKYEHVLDYFKMAVDLEYQFSLEMLELNVLKIKKEQVRAFLEYLTDTMLTNLKYPKHYNSKYPFSWPEFTKIIVNENGKEETVKKGENVYGEKQILFDEDF